The proteins below come from a single Mycobacterium parmense genomic window:
- a CDS encoding DinB family protein, which translates to MERCEECGYAYDLAAATRAGQEISVGVAELAELLTVTPPRTLAQRTEPQLWSPLEYACHVRDVLFTQRERVLLARRADVPSAVPMGRDERVAHEGYAEQDAIEVAEELVVAARLLANVLRRLDAPDWELRLIYNWPQRTERTLRWVAANTLHDVRHHLLDINRQLA; encoded by the coding sequence ATGGAAAGGTGCGAGGAATGCGGGTACGCCTACGACCTGGCTGCCGCGACACGGGCGGGCCAGGAAATCAGCGTCGGCGTCGCTGAGTTAGCCGAGTTGCTCACCGTCACCCCACCGAGGACGCTGGCGCAGCGGACCGAACCGCAGCTGTGGTCGCCGCTGGAATACGCCTGCCACGTTCGCGACGTCTTGTTTACCCAACGAGAGCGGGTGCTACTGGCGCGGCGCGCCGACGTGCCCTCGGCCGTGCCGATGGGCCGCGACGAACGCGTGGCTCACGAAGGATACGCCGAACAAGACGCGATCGAGGTCGCCGAGGAGCTGGTGGTGGCCGCACGACTGCTGGCCAACGTTTTGCGCCGGCTCGACGCGCCCGACTGGGAACTGCGGCTCATCTATAACTGGCCGCAGCGCACCGAGCGGACCCTGCGATGGGTGGCCGCCAACACGCTGCACGATGTGCGCCACCATTTGCTGGACATAAACCGCCAACTCGCGTGA